In the genome of Ensifer sp. WSM1721, the window GACGGCCCGTGGCGCGCGCCCTCCTCGCCGCCGGAAACGCCCATGCCGATGAAGGTGAGGCCACTATCCTTCAGCGCATCGAAGCGGCGCATCGTGTCGCGGAAATTGGCGTTGCCGGCATCGATCATGATGTCACCCTTGGCGAGATGGGGCTTCAGTGCCTCCATCTGCTGATCGACCGGATCGCCGGCCTTGATCATGATGATGATCGGACGCGGCGGGCGGATCGCGGCGACGAAATCCTCGATCGTCTCGCACGGAACGATCTGGTCCTTGAGCGCTCCGGCCTCCGCATAGAACTTCCGCGTTGCATCGACCGTCCGGTTGAAAACGGCAATCTTGTTGCCCTTCTCAGCGATGTTGAGCGCGAGGTTCGACCCCATGACGCCGAGGCCGATTAGGCCGATTTCCGCCTGTGACACGTGATTGCCTCCATTGGACAGGAGGGGCGGACACGGGGTCGCGATGGAGCGTTTCGTGCCGGCCCCTCGAATTGATCTGCGCGTGTCTGTCAGCCTCGAAGGAAGAGGCCAGTCGGGACACGCGGCGCGGAGGCTGTTTTGGCACTCAAATCGATTTACGACAAGCCACTCCTGGCAAATTCAATCCTTTTCCGGCTCGTCATTACAGCCATCGAGCACACGCCACGATGCGCTTTCGAAGTCCTCGTACTGACCGCCCTTCAGCGCCCAGAGGACGGTCGCAAGCCCGGGGCCGCCGAGAAGTGTCGTTCCCGCTTTCCACGCCGCAGACTATCCGGAGCTGCAGGGAAGGATCGATCGCGAGATCTGGTCGCGCGACTAAATTAATTCGATGCATGTCCCGCAAACACCAAACTTTTGCGCGATATGCATGGGAAAGACGCGGGCCGCTGGCGCTAGCCCGCGGTCCCCGTCGTGGCGCGAGGTCTATGCCTTCATGGCCGATCATGAGAAGATGCCTCTTTGGGCATCCGGCCTCTCGTCGGGTCTCGTCCGCGATGGCGACGAGTGGATCGCGCGATGCCGCTCGGCAATGCTCGCGTCCGCTTCGCTCCCGACAATGAGTTCGGCGCCAATGGCGACGGCGCGGAGGTGATGTTCGCGCTGCTCAAGCAGCCAAGCATGAGCGACGAGCAATTCGCCGCCGATGCCGCCTAGGTGGAAAAGGATCTTGTCTCCCTTAAATCGATCCTGGAATCCGCAAACGACACATCAAACGACGGGAAAGACCATGGCAAACAAAGGTAACGACCGCCGCATCGACTATATCGAATTCAACGTGACGGACATCGCCGCGAGCAAAGCCTTTTACGGCAACGCCTTCGGCTGGACCTTCACCGATTACGGCCCGGAATATTGCGAATTCGCCGATGGCCGGCTGACCGGTGGCTTCACAACGTTCGGCCCGGTCCGCAGCGGCGGACCGCTCGTCATCATCTATGCCGATGACCTGGAGGGCGCCCAAGGCCGCGTCGAGGCGGCCGGCGGCAAGATCCTCAAGCCGATCTTCACCTTCCCCGGCGGCCGGCGCTTCCACTTTGCCGATCCGGACGGCTACGAGCTGGCGGTCTGGTCCTCAGGGTAGACGCGTGCCGTCTTTGAAGCGCGTGCGATCCTCGCATCCCGAATCGGACGACGCCCTAGTCGCCGAAGCGGATGAACAGTGCGCCGACAAGACCGAAGACGACGATGCACTGCAGAATGTACATTGGCCATTCCTGTGACATCTCGTATCCTCCTGTCGAGCATCACCCGTTGTCACAAATTCGCGCTTCGAAAGCACGTGCCGTTGCCGCCCGCGTGAGTCTAACATTTCCGGCGGAGTTCCGCACAGAAAAGCCGTGCGCCCGGTGACGGGCGCACGGCTTGAGCGGTTGAGGAAAAGTGTGAGCGGTTTTCCTTCACCGCTCCGTTCG includes:
- a CDS encoding VOC family protein, whose amino-acid sequence is MANKGNDRRIDYIEFNVTDIAASKAFYGNAFGWTFTDYGPEYCEFADGRLTGGFTTFGPVRSGGPLVIIYADDLEGAQGRVEAAGGKILKPIFTFPGGRRFHFADPDGYELAVWSSG